TTTGTTTTGCTTCAGCTCGACTATGGCCTAATTGATTTACCATTACGTCTATTACCTGTTCCGCAAGGTCTTCGTTTATTTGTTCTTCTAAAATTTCAGACTTCTTTATAAGAGCAAACTTTGCCATTTTTCCTTCTAATGAAGCAATAATTTTTTGAGCTGTCCGATCCCCTATGCCTTTTAAGCTTTTTAATATGTTTAAATTTTTTGTTTCAATGGCTTTGGCTATATTGCTTATGGGTATATCAAGAGCTTTCACAGCTTTTACAGGGCCCATAGCTTCTACTGTTATAAAATACTGAAAAAATTCTTTTTCAGCTTCAAAATTAAACCCTATTAATAATGGTTTTGGCTGTTTTTCTGTTTGGTGATAATAAATATAGAACGAAATAAAATCCCCTGTTTTCTTTGCATTCAACGTTTCCATAACAAATGCTGGAATTAATATTTCGTATCCTACATGATTTACAAGCAGGATTATTCTGTCTTTTTCTTTTTTTAATAAATTACCTTCAAGATAGGCTATCATATCTATAAAGTCCTATTATGCTTAGCGCTAATGCATCCGAAGCATGATAAGGTTTAAGTTGTTCTTTTACGTTTAATATATGTCTAACAGTCTCTTCAAGCTGAGCTTTACTCGCATTTCCATTGCCTGTAAGGGCGTGTTTC
This region of Desulfobacterales bacterium genomic DNA includes:
- a CDS encoding Holliday junction DNA helicase RuvA; this translates as MIAYLEGNLLKKEKDRIILLVNHVGYEILIPAFVMETLNAKKTGDFISFYIYYHQTEKQPKPLLIGFNFEAEKEFFQYFITVEAMGPVKAVKALDIPISNIAKAIETKNLNILKSLKGIGDRTAQKIIASLEGKMAKFALIKKSEILEEQINEDLAEQVIDVMVNQLGHSRAEAKQMVTEALKRNSSISKPEELFDEVYRGSSS